One Roseimaritima multifibrata DNA window includes the following coding sequences:
- a CDS encoding carbon storage regulator, with amino-acid sequence MLVLSRKLNEKIQLGDNITVTVLRIQGNTIRLGIEAPREVRVVRGELEPLEEKDLPSNQDRLFKKIAEPTKTGKRSTAVNEAPRDAVSYQRSKTSTARPLAKLVAAAKKPTANLQQTL; translated from the coding sequence ATGTTGGTTCTAAGCCGCAAATTGAACGAAAAAATTCAGCTGGGCGACAACATCACGGTGACCGTGTTGCGGATCCAAGGAAACACAATTCGGTTGGGGATCGAGGCTCCTCGTGAGGTCCGAGTGGTCCGCGGGGAACTGGAGCCCCTTGAAGAGAAGGATCTTCCTTCGAATCAGGACCGATTGTTCAAAAAGATTGCAGAGCCTACCAAGACCGGAAAACGTTCGACGGCCGTCAACGAAGCTCCGCGGGATGCGGTTTCGTATCAGCGATCCAAAACTTCGACAGCACGTCCGCTGGCAAAGTTGGTCGCTGCCGCCAAGAAACCGACGGCTAATCTGCAACAGACGTTGTAG
- a CDS encoding alpha/beta hydrolase, whose product MSNIASVVFLFFGVWLSACCGSAVCAEGDGATAADDASPALAEPVEGSMVYKQVGDRKLRIDYTRPAEAVGDSPRAAVVFFHGGGWVGGKPGQFLEHSKELAARGVACFRVEYRLLKGTPKNTPPITCTEDVSDAFRYIRGHADELGIDPNRIAAGGGSAGGHLAAYLGMLDDEVRDGVSRKPNALVLFNPVYDNRPGQWGNGRVGDQVQRFSPSENITADDPPAIVFLGTNDSLIPVATAERFQKAMQDAGLRSELHLYKGQKHGFFNYKKQPGGGENYRDTTDKSIAFLDSLGWFDQTN is encoded by the coding sequence ATGAGTAATATTGCATCGGTTGTTTTCCTCTTCTTTGGCGTGTGGCTGTCCGCGTGTTGCGGTTCCGCGGTATGTGCAGAGGGGGATGGCGCGACCGCTGCTGACGACGCTTCCCCTGCATTGGCGGAACCTGTTGAAGGTTCGATGGTCTATAAACAAGTGGGTGATCGAAAGCTTCGCATCGACTACACACGGCCTGCCGAAGCCGTTGGCGATTCGCCTCGAGCGGCGGTCGTTTTCTTTCACGGTGGTGGCTGGGTCGGCGGTAAACCTGGGCAGTTTCTAGAACACAGCAAAGAACTGGCTGCCCGTGGAGTGGCTTGCTTTCGCGTTGAGTATCGGTTGCTGAAGGGAACCCCGAAGAATACGCCCCCCATTACCTGCACCGAAGATGTCTCGGATGCCTTTCGCTATATCCGTGGGCATGCGGACGAGCTTGGCATCGATCCGAATCGGATCGCTGCAGGTGGTGGTTCGGCGGGGGGGCACCTAGCTGCCTATCTTGGCATGCTGGACGATGAGGTTCGCGACGGGGTGTCGCGAAAACCAAACGCTTTGGTGCTCTTCAATCCCGTTTATGACAATCGCCCCGGCCAGTGGGGAAACGGACGCGTTGGCGATCAAGTTCAACGTTTTTCGCCGTCGGAGAACATCACGGCGGACGATCCTCCCGCAATCGTCTTTTTGGGGACCAATGATAGTTTGATCCCGGTCGCTACGGCCGAACGATTTCAGAAGGCGATGCAGGATGCCGGGCTACGCTCGGAATTGCATTTATACAAAGGGCAGAAACACGGTTTCTTCAATTACAAGAAACAGCCGGGCGGGGGCGAAAACTATCGCGACACGACGGACAAATCGATCGCGTTTCTCGATTCGTTGGGTTGGTTTGACCAAACCAACTAG
- a CDS encoding DUF4198 domain-containing protein, whose amino-acid sequence MIRFLCVWKCLAFGGVVALLLGCGNGETYVPVTGVVTLDGQPLSDAKLIFEPVGDAKGVASGKPSYGRTDSMGRFSLNCPIANEDGAVVGTHRVRVVTTKVASPTEEQISKARQILEKEEIAGGNLNPEISAEQISEYLSDMVRPTRKESLPAKYNVDTELTIVVDAGGTDSADFSLESK is encoded by the coding sequence ATGATTAGATTTCTTTGTGTTTGGAAATGCCTTGCTTTTGGGGGAGTGGTTGCACTTTTGCTCGGTTGTGGTAACGGTGAAACCTACGTTCCGGTGACGGGTGTCGTGACGCTCGATGGTCAGCCGCTATCGGATGCAAAACTGATCTTTGAGCCGGTCGGAGATGCTAAAGGAGTCGCCAGTGGCAAGCCTTCGTACGGACGCACGGATTCAATGGGCCGTTTTAGCTTGAATTGTCCTATCGCTAACGAAGACGGGGCTGTTGTAGGGACGCACCGCGTGCGTGTTGTTACAACCAAGGTAGCGTCGCCAACGGAAGAACAGATTTCTAAGGCTCGGCAGATACTCGAAAAGGAGGAGATCGCGGGCGGGAATTTGAATCCTGAAATATCAGCTGAACAGATCTCTGAGTATTTAAGTGATATGGTCCGGCCTACTCGAAAAGAATCGCTTCCAGCGAAGTACAATGTCGATACTGAATTGACAATTGTTGTGGATGCGGGGGGGACGGACTCAGCAGATTTTTCACTCGAATCGAAGTGA
- a CDS encoding DUF1559 domain-containing protein, with protein MNRVRLRGGFTLVELLVVIAIIGVLVGLLLPAVQAAREAARRMQCGNNLKQMALAMHNYNDVNKTFPIGSNQFNHSGFVSARGFMGWATGILPFIEQGSLYDKYSHVHDSLSSVNEAVRTTSLPAYNCPSDIGAGQLLTPSTGACCGRKFATSSYRGVSGRSDGAAYYDDAAHFSVTRSQDKGVLTAIGNGVSPTRFADIVDGTSHTLLVGEAHTRTTPTRGTFWAHSYTSYALSSITVGYPVPSFGITDYAICEQTANDLGVSTNACKRFIGSFHPSGVQFAKADGSVTFISETIDLVVLGNMATIAGGEVPGQ; from the coding sequence ATGAATCGCGTTCGATTGCGCGGTGGGTTCACGTTGGTTGAACTGTTGGTCGTGATAGCAATTATCGGTGTGCTCGTTGGCTTGTTGTTACCTGCTGTTCAAGCAGCGCGTGAGGCGGCTCGTCGTATGCAATGTGGTAACAACCTCAAGCAGATGGCTTTGGCCATGCACAATTACAATGATGTGAATAAAACGTTTCCGATTGGTTCGAACCAGTTCAATCACTCAGGGTTTGTTTCGGCTCGTGGATTCATGGGCTGGGCGACAGGCATTTTGCCCTTCATTGAACAAGGAAGCCTCTACGACAAATATAGTCACGTGCATGACAGTCTTTCATCGGTTAACGAAGCGGTCCGAACTACCAGTCTCCCAGCGTACAATTGCCCTAGCGATATAGGGGCTGGGCAGTTGCTTACGCCATCCACGGGTGCTTGTTGCGGCCGCAAATTTGCAACGAGTTCCTATCGTGGTGTGTCAGGACGATCCGACGGGGCAGCATATTATGATGATGCGGCTCATTTCTCGGTAACTCGAAGTCAGGACAAAGGGGTGCTAACAGCGATCGGTAATGGTGTTAGCCCGACTCGATTTGCTGATATTGTGGACGGTACAAGTCATACCTTGTTGGTGGGCGAAGCCCATACCAGGACCACTCCCACTCGAGGAACTTTTTGGGCTCATAGCTACACCTCTTATGCGCTCTCTTCGATAACGGTTGGCTATCCCGTTCCCTCTTTTGGAATCACGGATTACGCGATTTGCGAACAGACAGCGAATGATTTAGGTGTGTCGACGAACGCCTGCAAACGGTTTATTGGCAGTTTTCACCCTAGTGGTGTGCAGTTTGCCAAAGCCGATGGAAGCGTTACCTTCATTTCCGAGACCATCGACCTTGTGGTACTTGGGAATATGGCAACCATTGCCGGTGGTGAGGTTCCAGGGCAATAG